Sequence from the Thermodesulfovibrionales bacterium genome:
TGCCAAGAATGTGGAGAAAGGTACTCTTTCCTACACCTGAGGCACCAACTATGGCAACCATCTCGCCTTTTTTTATCTCAAGATCAATACCCCTTAGTATCCTGAGTTCACCTGCAGGTGTAAAAAAGGACTTTTTAAGATTATCTACCTTTATCAGTGTCTCCATCTTTTTTAAAGATAGCCGTGATTTTTCTTTTTACCTTACCACAGAACCTCTCAGCAGACTTTCTAGAATTGTAAATACTATCAGATGTCCGGGCTGCCTCTTCCGATGCCTTATATATAATATTACCAGCGTATCGTATCCAGTCTCCACCCCTCCAGAGAGAAAGGCCCGTGAAGATGATCACAATAATAATAAGATATAAGGTAATTCTTAAAATAAATTTAAAAAACTTACTCATATCTCAATGGCTCCACAGGATTAAGCCTTGCTGCCTGATAGGCAGGATAGACCGTTGAAAAAAGGCTTATGAGCATTGAGCAGAGAGGAACGATTATATAATCAGAGAGTTTGAGTTTCACCGGCAGATGACTGAGGTAATATACATCAGGAGGAAGTTTGATTATCTCATAATTATTTATTATGTATCCGAGTACAAGAGAACCGGCTACACCAAGAAGTGTGCCGATAGATCCAATGATTAATCCCTGTAGCATGAATATAGCCATGATACCTCTATCTGATGCACCCATTGCTTTTAGTATTGCTATCTCCCGCTCTTTTTCAATAACATTCATCATCAATGTACTCACAATATTAAAAGATGCCACGAGAACAATAAGTGTAAGGATTATAAACATGGCAAACTTCTCGAGTTTTAAAGCAGAAAAGAGTGTCCTGTTCATCTTACCCCAGTCCATCCCATAATAGGGATAACCCAGGTCTTTCTGGATTGCCGCAATTACCCTGTCTGCCTTATATATATCCTTTACCCTTATCTCTATACCTGTTACAGAATTGCCGAGCCTGAGAAAATCCTGCGCATCACTTAAAGAGACAATTGCGAGATTTGAATCATACTCAAACATGCCTACTTCAAATATGCCCACAATCCTGAATTGTCTAACTTTCGGTATCATTCCGAGGGGTCCTATCTCTCCCATTGGTGAAATAACATTTATCCTGTCGCCAGTATAGGCTCCAAGATATCTGGCGAGCTCCCTTCCTATTATAATACCGGGCAGATCTCTTTTAGATGAAAGCTCATAAAGTGAGCCTTCCTTCATTGCCTTACCAAGTTCTGATACCTTTATCTCCATTTCAGGAACAATGCCCTTAAAAACAACCCCCCTCGCCCTGTCCTGAAAGGAAATCATCACCTGCCCCAGGACAAAAGGAGATGATGAAACAACTCCCTCTGTCCCATCAATCACGGACTTTACCCTTTGATAATCATCAATTGTGCCTTTATAATTAAGGACAACTCCATGAGCATTAACGCCGAGTATCTTTCTCTGAAGATCTTCATGAAAACCACTCATGACTGAGAGTACAGTGAGCAGAGCCATAACACCGAGTGTAACACCACCTATTGATATGAAGGTATTAAAGGATATGCCTTTGTGCCTCTTCTTTGACTTAAGATATCTGAGAGAGATAAAAAGTGGATAGGGCAAAAATCTCTTTGAATTCATGATTCAGGCTTCATCTGGGGGAACAGTATTACATCCCTTATGGATTGAGAATTTGTAAGAATCATAACAAGTCTGTCTATACCTATTCCTTCACCAGCAGCAGGTGGCATTCCGTATTCAAGTGCCCGTATAAAATCCTCATCCATTGGATGAGCCTCCTCATCACCCTTTAGCTTTGCCTCCAGTTGCTTAAGAAATCTCTCCCTCTGGTCAAAGGGATCATTGAGCTCTGAAAAGGCATTGGCAATCTCCCTTTGAGCAATGTAGAGCTCAAACCTCTCAACAAATTCCGGCTCATCCTTTTTCCTTTTTGCAAGGGGCGAAAGCTCAACAGGGTAATCCATCACAAAGGTGGGCTCTACAAGATAGGGTTCAACTATTTCCTTGAATATCTCATCAAGTACCTTTCCATGGCTAAGACCTTCCTTTAATTCTATACCCTTTGAACGAGCCCATTTCTTTGCATACTCTTGATCACTGATGACCTCCTCAGGCACACCACGGTCAAGAAGAGCACCTTTCCAGGAAAGTCTCTTCCAGGGTGGAGTAAAGTCTATCTCGTGATCTCCGTAGTCAATCTTTAATTTACCGCAGACTTTGAGAACCACCTCTGTAATCAATCTCTCTGTAAAATCCATGAGGTAATTATAATCCTTATAGGCAATATAAAACTCAAGCATTGTAAATTCTGGATTGTGCTTTGTTGATATACCCTCGTTCCTGAAGTTCTTATTCAACTCAAAAACCTTCTCATACCCTCCAACAAGCAGTCTTTTGAGATAGAGCTCAGGTGCAATCCTCAAATAAAGATCTATACCCAGGGCAATGTGATGGGTTCTGAAAGGCTTTGCTGCTGCGCCACCAGGAATGAGATGCATCATTGGTGTTTCAACCTCTATGAAACCTTCCTTCTCAAGAAAATCCCTTATGGATTTAATAATAGCGCTTCTTTTCTGAAAAACCTCCTTTACCTGAGGATTAACTATTAGGTCCACATAACGCTGCCTGTATCTCAATTCAATATCTCTCAGCCCGTGCCATTTCTCAGGAAGCGGTCTCAGAGACTTGGTTAGAATTACAAAATCCTTCACCTCAACTGTAAGCTCATTTGTCTTTGTCCTGAAGAGTCTTCCTTTAACCCCGATAATATCACCGATGTCTATCTTCTTAAGAATGTTAAATCTATCTCCAAGTATGTCCTTTCTGAAATAGACCTGAATCCTTCCACTTGAATCCTGAAGGTGGGCAAAGGAGGCCTTGCCAAAATCCCTGAACATTATGATCCTTCCTGCTATGGATACCTCGTGGGGATTCTGCTCAAGACTCTCCTGATCTTTGTCTCCATAAAGTCTGTGTATTTCGGAGGCAAGATGGGAAACATCATATGGGCATCCATAGGGATCAATACCCATGGACCTCAGCTCGTTAAGCTTCTTTATTCTCTGCTCTATCAGTTCATTGATATCTTCAATCATAGAAATTGATTATAAAAATATAAGAAGGTAAGAGTCAAGGAAAGCCTCAATGAATCTTTAGCTCCTGTATTCTTTCTATATTAAAAATTCATTTCTCATTCTTTAGGTTGCAGAATGCTTTGAGACCCCTTAAGGTCTTTCCATCAGCCTCAATTTCGGATAACTCATGGGGAATTATTATTCTCCTTGATTTTTCATCTGTTGCCTTAAAATAAAGGATTTAAAGGGTCTTACCCTCTTTGATTGCTCTTTCTATCATAGAAATCTTTTCACTAAGGGAGAGCTTTTTTCTGCAAGCATCCGGCATTTTGAAATAAAATCTCCTACTCTTCTGTCCGTTAATACATCCTTTCTCGTCACAGGTCTTTTCAATATAAGGCCATCAAGGGATCGGCATCGTGAAAGGGCAACATAGAGTTGACCGTGGGAGAAGGTTCCCCTTCCAATATCTATAATTACCCTGTCAAAGGTAAGGCCCTGGCTCTTATGAATAGTGATTGCCCAGGCAAGTCTTAGCGGATACTGTGAAAATGTACCGATTATATTAGAAACTATCGTCTTAGAGTTTCTATCAAAGCTAAATTCGTACATCTCCCAGGTATAGGGTGTAATATCAACGACATCTTTATTTTCTAACTTAACCCATATTGTGTCAGAAGCACCGCTATGTTTTTCTATATCAACTACCGTACCAATACTTCCATTAATCCATCTCCCAAAGGAATCATTATTAAGAAGCATTACCTGGCAGCCAATCTTTACATTGAGCACAGTAGGTGCTGGAAGGTCTGTCTCTTTTAAGTCTCCGACAACTAAGCCTTCATATGAATATTCCCTACCCTTTATCTCGGTAAGTCTCTGCCTATTTATTGAATCAGCAAGGCTGTTTGTGGTAGTAAGGTAAATATAAAATCTACTGTCTGGAATAAAATCAGGGATATATCTTTTATTAAGCTCTTCAAGCTCTTGATCTGTAATTGTATTGTTTCTTATAGCATTAAGTATTGCAAGAAACCTCTCATCCTTCTGTCGATAGACCTTTTCAAGCTCGATAAACTCTATCTCTAAATCTTCAAAAACCTTTGCATCAAAGAAATAAGGACTTCTGTAAAGTTCAGTAAATAGATTTCTTTCTTTTGAACTAACAACTGGTGGAAGCTGATAAAGATCACCAATAAATATCATCTTTATACCGCCGAAGGTCTCTGATTTTTTCTTTCCATGAAGCTTCAAAAACTCATTAATAGAGTCAAGAAGATCAGCCCTTACCATTGATATCTCATCAATAAGAATGGCATCAAGTTTTTCGTAAAGTTCTTTATTTCTTGGTTTTATATTCTTTACGCTATGTGGATTTATATCAGGTCTGAAATTAAAAAAGGAATGAATGGTCTGACCTTTAATATTCACTGCAGCCACTCCCGTTGGTGCAAGGACAGCAATATTTTTCTTTGTCTTTTTCCTGAAATAATCAAGAAGGGTGGATTTCCCTGTGCCTGCTTTGCCTGTTATGAAGACATGCTTATCTGAGCCCTCCATAATATCCAGGGCTCTAACAAAGGATTCGCTGAGCTCCGGAGCGACCTTCATCAAGAATTGTGGACAATATATTTTATCAGGTTTATAGATTTTTTGATTAAACAGGAGAATCAGGATTATTGTTTAAATCATTTTTAAATCGGCTCATCACAGTCTCTGCAAGCTCTTCAACTACTGCATCCCTGTTTTGCTCTGTAATATAAATGATCTGAATACCATCTCTTTTTTTAAGAGCCTCTATAAAACCTGTACCCTTTTCCGCTATCGTAGCAATCAATAATCTATCAGTAGAAAGAAGTTTTTCTATAAGCTCCATGAACCTCTTTGAGTAACACTCCATTTTTCCTATCTCATCTATAAGAACGACTGCTGAAGCAAGGATTTCACCCTCACTTTCAGAAAGGAATTTCTCAAAAGCCTCTATATCCACACCATACTTTCCCACCCTATAAGGACTCTTTATATCTACACCAGCCAGAATGCCTGCCATTGAACCATCAACTCTCTTTATCACAAAGCCCTTTCTGATACCCCTTTCCCTTATCTCCTCTGTGTAAAAACCAGAAGGCTTAAGATCCCTAAACTTCAGTGAAAGTCTCCTTAAGATGGTTGTCTTTCCAATACCAGGTCTTCCAGTGATAAGGAGTTTCATGGCTAAGATTATTTTAGCCAATTAAATGGTCATTTTCATCCTCGCAGATGAAGATTGCATAACATGGAAAGGTCTAATAAAATTCATGTAACTAAAAATTGGTTAAAGTAGATACTTAATGAACTTTCTGCTATAATTTTTTGGTTTTCAAAAATTTTTTAACATGAACCTTATTATAGCTATCTGACGATGAGAAGATATAATGAGATATTTTTTTTAATAATTATTATCTTCCTTGCAGGCTCATCAGAGCTTTCAGGTGATATTTACCGTTCACCATGCAATATAAAATATCCCAGTGATTCAAGAATCGCCTGGTACTGTTACATGATAAAAAAGGGTGAAACCCTCGAAGGTCTCTTCGGAGATAGATGGATAGATGTAGCGAGATTTAACAGGATAGACAGACGCCATGTATATACTGGAGTGTCGATCAAGGTACCCTATAATCTGGATGAGATAAAGAATTTCTCTCCTATGCCAGAATACTATGAACCTGCAAAGGATGAACCGAAGTTCATTCTCATTGACCTCTCAGAGCAATTCCTGGGTGCCTATGAATACGGAAGGATTGTATTCTCAGCTCCTGCGATAACAGGCGAGAAGGATAATGAAACACCAAAGGGAGACTTCAGGATTGATGCCTATAACAGCCGCCATAGATCATCCCTTTATGTAATAGAAAATACAAATATACCCTATCCAATGCATTATGGTTTAAGATTTTATGTAAGCAAAAATGGTGTGGGCTACTGGATACATGGTAGAGACATGCCAGGTTATCCTGCTTCTCATGGATGTGTTGGGCTATACGATGAAGAGATGCAAAAAAGATATTATAAATATCCGAAAGATCCTGTTTTGCAGGATGCAAAAAGGCTTTTTGAATGGGTTATCTCTCCCATTGAGGATGATGGAAAATTTCATTTTCTCAAAGAGGGACCGAGAGTAAGAATTACGGGCAAGACACCATAGTATTTAAATGAAAGTGCACCGTAAAATAATATATTTCCATAAAATTTGGAGGTCAGATATAACAAGAAGGACCTTTCTGAAGGCTGCAGCTGCATCATTTTTTTTAGGTAAGTTTAAACTTGCATATTCTAATACAGAGGATAGAATTCTCCATCTTTATAATATTCATTCAGGTGAGTATGCCTTAATAAGATATTTTAAGGATGGAAAATATGATCAAGCTGCTCTGAGGGATATATATTATTTACTCCGCTGTCCCTATACTGAAGAAATAAAAGAGATAGACTTAAAGGTTATAGACCTCTTATGCAGTATAAAGGATTCTTTTAGCAGAAATGAGAAGATTCACATTATATCAGGTTACAGATCTAAGGTTTATAACGATTATCTCATAAATGCTGGAAGAAATGTCTCAAAGAATAGTCTTCATTTATATGGCAAGGCAATAGATTTTTACCTGCCCTCTTTCAGTATAAGAAAGCTCTATGAAAGGGCTAAATCCTTCAAGGCAGGAGGAGTTGGAAAGTATAAGGATTTTATCCACATTGATGTGGGAAGGTTAAGATACTGGTAAGGAAATTTATTAAGGAGGTTTTGATGCCAGAGTTTGAACTGAAGATTGAGGGTATGAGCTGCCAGCACTGTGTAATGAGGGTGAAAAAGGCTCTCGAGTCTGTTAAGGGTGTAAAATCTTTAATGGTAGAGATTGGAAGGGCAAGGGTAGATTGTGACTGTGGTAAAGAAGACCTGATAGCTGCAATTACAAAAGCAGGATATTCTGTGAAAGAGGATAGTAATCAGTAATTATTTCTTTTAGGGTCTCATTTATGACCTGATAATAGCGCCGGTCCTTTTTATAAGGAGTTCAATAATCTCCTTGTGTAGCTGCTCAATCTCTTCTTCTGTAAGGGTCCTGTCCTTTGACCTGTAGCGAATTCTTAGGCCAATACTCTTTTTACCTTCAGGAATATTTCCACCTCTGAAATAATCAAAGATAGTAACAGACTCGATGAGCTCTGATGGATAGGCCATGATTGCATCTCTGAGCGACTGAGCGGTTATATCGCTTTCTACAATCATAGCCACATCCCTCTCAATATAGGGATAGACCGGAATGGGTTTAAATAGAGGTGTACTGCCTCTGTGGATGAAAAGTGAATCGAGGTCTATCTCAAGTACAGCTACAGGTGATTCTGTCTTTAAATCTAGATGATCGACTATCTTCGGAGAAAGTACGCCAAGAAAGCCTATCTTTTTTTCTTTTATGAATATATCTGCTGACTGGCCTGGATGGAGAAAGGGCTCATCAGATGGTTCTAATTTAAGAACAAGATCCTGAATTCATTAAATAGACCGTCTATTATCTCCCTGATGATGTAATAGGGATTGATAGATTCCTTCCACAGAAGGGGTCTCGGACTCTTCCAGTAGATAGCTCCCAGGTGGAGTCTTTCATCTGGAAGGGAATTATCTTTTCTGAAGAATACCCTTGCTATCTCAAAAAGCGAGACCTCCTTTATTCCATATCTTATATTTGTCCTGAGATTTTTAAGAAGGGAAAGTGTTAAGTTCGTCCTTAAAAAGGATTCTTCCTTTCTGAGGGGGTTCCTGAGTTCAACAGCACGGAATCTATAATCTTCTTCAGGAAGTGAAAGTTTTTTGAATTCTTCAAGATCCATAAAGCTGAGATTTATTGCCTCTGAAAATCCCCTTGCCCGCAGGGCTGTCCTTATGAGGTCTGTATCATGAAGCTTTTTATTCACTGAAAAGCTTATTTTTACCTCTGGAAGGATAGAAGGTATTTTTTCGTATCCTCTTATCCTCGCTATTTCCTCTATAAGGTCAATCTCTTTATTTATATCAGGTCTTCTTGAAAGACTTTTTACAATAAAGTCCTTACCATCAGTTCTTGTCTCAAAACCCAGTAGTTCAAAAATTTTCCTTATCTCTTCAGCGGGTATATCTTCACCAATTATGGATTTTATCCTTTCTGCCCGTACTCTTATGTCAACAGGTCTGAATCTATTAGGATACTCATCAATACTCTGTATGAGTTCACCACCAGCAAGCTCAAGGATTAATTCCACTGCCTTATCTGCGCAGAAAAGAAGTCCCTCTATATCAGTACCCCTTTCAAATCTATAGGATGACTCGGTCCTGAGTCCGAGCCTCTTTGAGCTTTTTCTTATAGAGTAAGGTGAGAAATAGGCTGCCTCAAGCAATATATTCCTTGTATCATGCCTTACCTCTGTTTCCTGACCACCCATGATACCAGCAATTGCAACTGGTCTTTCACCATCCCAGATAAGTAATGTGTCATCT
This genomic interval carries:
- a CDS encoding DUF882 domain-containing protein — its product is MHRKIIYFHKIWRSDITRRTFLKAAAASFFLGKFKLAYSNTEDRILHLYNIHSGEYALIRYFKDGKYDQAALRDIYYLLRCPYTEEIKEIDLKVIDLLCSIKDSFSRNEKIHIISGYRSKVYNDYLINAGRNVSKNSLHLYGKAIDFYLPSFSIRKLYERAKSFKAGGVGKYKDFIHIDVGRLRYW
- the lysS gene encoding lysine--tRNA ligase, with translation MIEDINELIEQRIKKLNELRSMGIDPYGCPYDVSHLASEIHRLYGDKDQESLEQNPHEVSIAGRIIMFRDFGKASFAHLQDSSGRIQVYFRKDILGDRFNILKKIDIGDIIGVKGRLFRTKTNELTVEVKDFVILTKSLRPLPEKWHGLRDIELRYRQRYVDLIVNPQVKEVFQKRSAIIKSIRDFLEKEGFIEVETPMMHLIPGGAAAKPFRTHHIALGIDLYLRIAPELYLKRLLVGGYEKVFELNKNFRNEGISTKHNPEFTMLEFYIAYKDYNYLMDFTERLITEVVLKVCGKLKIDYGDHEIDFTPPWKRLSWKGALLDRGVPEEVISDQEYAKKWARSKGIELKEGLSHGKVLDEIFKEIVEPYLVEPTFVMDYPVELSPLAKRKKDEPEFVERFELYIAQREIANAFSELNDPFDQRERFLKQLEAKLKGDEEAHPMDEDFIRALEYGMPPAAGEGIGIDRLVMILTNSQSIRDVILFPQMKPES
- a CDS encoding L,D-transpeptidase; protein product: MRRYNEIFFLIIIIFLAGSSELSGDIYRSPCNIKYPSDSRIAWYCYMIKKGETLEGLFGDRWIDVARFNRIDRRHVYTGVSIKVPYNLDEIKNFSPMPEYYEPAKDEPKFILIDLSEQFLGAYEYGRIVFSAPAITGEKDNETPKGDFRIDAYNSRHRSSLYVIENTNIPYPMHYGLRFYVSKNGVGYWIHGRDMPGYPASHGCVGLYDEEMQKRYYKYPKDPVLQDAKRLFEWVISPIEDDGKFHFLKEGPRVRITGKTP
- a CDS encoding NTPase produces the protein MKLLITGRPGIGKTTILRRLSLKFRDLKPSGFYTEEIRERGIRKGFVIKRVDGSMAGILAGVDIKSPYRVGKYGVDIEAFEKFLSESEGEILASAVVLIDEIGKMECYSKRFMELIEKLLSTDRLLIATIAEKGTGFIEALKKRDGIQIIYITEQNRDAVVEELAETVMSRFKNDLNNNPDSPV
- a CDS encoding lipoprotein-releasing ABC transporter permease subunit, with the protein product MNSKRFLPYPLFISLRYLKSKKRHKGISFNTFISIGGVTLGVMALLTVLSVMSGFHEDLQRKILGVNAHGVVLNYKGTIDDYQRVKSVIDGTEGVVSSSPFVLGQVMISFQDRARGVVFKGIVPEMEIKVSELGKAMKEGSLYELSSKRDLPGIIIGRELARYLGAYTGDRINVISPMGEIGPLGMIPKVRQFRIVGIFEVGMFEYDSNLAIVSLSDAQDFLRLGNSVTGIEIRVKDIYKADRVIAAIQKDLGYPYYGMDWGKMNRTLFSALKLEKFAMFIILTLIVLVASFNIVSTLMMNVIEKEREIAILKAMGASDRGIMAIFMLQGLIIGSIGTLLGVAGSLVLGYIINNYEIIKLPPDVYYLSHLPVKLKLSDYIIVPLCSMLISLFSTVYPAYQAARLNPVEPLRYE
- a CDS encoding DEAD/DEAH box helicase, producing MKVAPELSESFVRALDIMEGSDKHVFITGKAGTGKSTLLDYFRKKTKKNIAVLAPTGVAAVNIKGQTIHSFFNFRPDINPHSVKNIKPRNKELYEKLDAILIDEISMVRADLLDSINEFLKLHGKKKSETFGGIKMIFIGDLYQLPPVVSSKERNLFTELYRSPYFFDAKVFEDLEIEFIELEKVYRQKDERFLAILNAIRNNTITDQELEELNKRYIPDFIPDSRFYIYLTTTNSLADSINRQRLTEIKGREYSYEGLVVGDLKETDLPAPTVLNVKIGCQVMLLNNDSFGRWINGSIGTVVDIEKHSGASDTIWVKLENKDVVDITPYTWEMYEFSFDRNSKTIVSNIIGTFSQYPLRLAWAITIHKSQGLTFDRVIIDIGRGTFSHGQLYVALSRCRSLDGLILKRPVTRKDVLTDRRVGDFISKCRMLAEKSSPLVKRFL
- the pheT gene encoding phenylalanine--tRNA ligase subunit beta: MRVPLSWIKEFVSFESSAGEIASRLTMLGLEVESIEENAGDIIFDISITPNRADCLSVAGISREVSIAFRKKFIEPRLKRPLASVSEGPFRIIIDDPVLCLRYTARIIKNVRVSESPDWLKRRLEQCGLRSINNIVDITNYILLAYGHPLHAFDLDTLRGNLIRVALSGKKDKIKTLDGIEREVPDDTLLIWDGERPVAIAGIMGGQETEVRHDTRNILLEAAYFSPYSIRKSSKRLGLRTESSYRFERGTDIEGLLFCADKAVELILELAGGELIQSIDEYPNRFRPVDIRVRAERIKSIIGEDIPAEEIRKIFELLGFETRTDGKDFIVKSLSRRPDINKEIDLIEEIARIRGYEKIPSILPEVKISFSVNKKLHDTDLIRTALRARGFSEAINLSFMDLEEFKKLSLPEEDYRFRAVELRNPLRKEESFLRTNLTLSLLKNLRTNIRYGIKEVSLFEIARVFFRKDNSLPDERLHLGAIYWKSPRPLLWKESINPYYIIREIIDGLFNEFRILFLN
- a CDS encoding cation transporter — protein: MPEFELKIEGMSCQHCVMRVKKALESVKGVKSLMVEIGRARVDCDCGKEDLIAAITKAGYSVKEDSNQ